A genome region from Coprococcus phoceensis includes the following:
- a CDS encoding arsenate reductase family protein, with the protein MSILFVEYPKCTTCKKAKKWLEEKGIAFEDRHIVEANPTAEELKAWHEKSGLPLKRFFNTSGMKYKELGLKDKLPNMTEEEQYALLATDGMLVKRPLLVGEEFAVPGFKEVSWEEVLS; encoded by the coding sequence ATGAGTATTTTATTTGTAGAATATCCAAAATGTACGACCTGTAAAAAGGCGAAGAAGTGGCTGGAGGAAAAGGGCATTGCCTTTGAGGACAGACATATCGTGGAGGCAAATCCTACTGCGGAAGAATTAAAGGCGTGGCATGAAAAAAGCGGTCTTCCACTGAAGCGTTTTTTCAACACAAGCGGTATGAAGTATAAAGAACTCGGGCTGAAAGATAAACTTCCGAATATGACAGAAGAAGAGCAATATGCACTTCTTGCGACAGATGGAATGCTTGTGAAACGTCCGCTTTTAGTAGGTGAAGAGTTTGCTGTTCCGGGATTTAAAGAGGTTTCCTGGGAAGAGGTTTTAAGTTAA
- a CDS encoding amino acid ABC transporter ATP-binding protein has product MIVTKNLQKSFHGNKVLCGIDEHIEKGEKVVVIGPSGSGKSTFLRCLNLLEEPTGGEVWFEGNNITSKDCDINKLRQKMGMVFQQFNLFPHLSIKENIMLAPVKLGVMTKAEAEKKAKELLQRVGLPDKENAYPRQLSGGQKQRIAIARALAMNPDVMLFDEPTSALDPEMVGEVLELMKELADEGMTMVVVTHEMGFAKEVATRVLFIDEGKVKESNTPKEFFENPQDPRLKEFLSKVL; this is encoded by the coding sequence GTGATCGTCACTAAGAATTTACAAAAATCATTTCATGGAAACAAGGTGCTTTGTGGAATTGACGAGCATATTGAAAAGGGAGAAAAAGTAGTAGTGATCGGACCGTCTGGTTCCGGGAAATCTACATTTTTGCGATGCCTCAACCTTCTGGAAGAACCGACAGGCGGAGAAGTGTGGTTTGAGGGGAATAACATCACAAGCAAAGATTGTGATATCAACAAACTGAGACAGAAGATGGGCATGGTATTCCAGCAGTTCAATCTGTTTCCGCATTTATCGATAAAGGAGAATATCATGCTTGCACCGGTGAAGCTTGGTGTGATGACAAAGGCAGAGGCGGAGAAGAAAGCAAAAGAATTGTTGCAGCGTGTGGGACTCCCTGACAAAGAGAATGCATATCCGAGACAGTTGTCAGGTGGTCAGAAACAGCGTATTGCAATTGCAAGAGCTCTGGCGATGAATCCGGATGTGATGCTGTTCGATGAGCCGACGTCTGCGCTTGACCCGGAGATGGTAGGAGAGGTTCTGGAACTGATGAAAGAACTGGCAGATGAGGGAATGACGATGGTAGTCGTGACGCATGAGATGGGATTTGCAAAAGAGGTTGCAACGCGTGTACTGTTCATTGATGAGGGAAAAGTAAAAGAAAGCAACACGCCGAAGGAATTCTTTGAAAATCCACAAGATCCGCGTCTGAAAGAATTTTTGTCAAAAGTATTGTAA
- a CDS encoding amino acid ABC transporter permease, with protein MDFIQRFIEGFHHAVIYDQRYLVYLDGLKVTILISIFAILIGVAIGLFIAVVKVTVSKNIFVRILKWFCNVYTTVIRGTPVMVQLLIMYNMVFTARDTNEIFVGAICFGINSGAYVAEIIRAGIESIDRGQMEAGRSLGFNYIQTMRYIIVPQAVKNILPALGNEFIVLIKETSVAGVIAVTDLTKAAQYIGSTDFIVLPPLFVAAGCYLVIVLGLTKLQSLLERRLSQGDRH; from the coding sequence ATGGACTTCATACAAAGGTTTATAGAAGGGTTTCATCATGCGGTAATTTATGACCAGCGGTATTTGGTTTATTTGGATGGTCTGAAGGTTACTATTTTAATTTCCATATTTGCAATCCTGATCGGTGTGGCGATTGGTCTGTTTATTGCGGTGGTGAAAGTAACGGTTTCCAAAAATATTTTTGTCAGAATTTTGAAGTGGTTCTGTAATGTGTACACGACAGTGATTCGAGGAACACCGGTTATGGTACAGCTTTTGATCATGTACAATATGGTGTTTACGGCAAGAGACACAAATGAAATTTTTGTCGGTGCAATCTGTTTTGGTATCAACTCGGGTGCGTATGTGGCTGAGATTATCAGAGCGGGAATTGAATCCATTGACAGAGGGCAGATGGAGGCAGGTCGTTCACTTGGCTTCAACTATATACAGACGATGCGCTATATCATTGTCCCACAGGCAGTGAAAAATATTCTGCCGGCGCTTGGAAACGAGTTTATCGTATTGATCAAAGAGACTTCTGTGGCAGGAGTAATTGCGGTGACAGATTTAACAAAAGCAGCGCAGTACATTGGTTCTACAGACTTCATTGTATTGCCGCCGTTGTTTGTAGCAGCAGGCTGCTATCTTGTGATCGTGTTAGGACTTACAAAATTGCAGAGTTTATTGGAAAGGAGGTTGTCACAAGGTGATCGTCACTAA
- a CDS encoding ABC transporter substrate-binding protein, with the protein MKKKLLSALLVATCVVSMAACGSNKTEKEAKDDKIIVGTEAGFAPYEYMKGNEVVGIDMDIAKAIADDMGKELEIKNMDFDGALAAVASGKVDFVAAGVSIDEDRLKTMDFSHEYVNSTEVIVVNGESPAVTPAGAELSGSDLDGKVVAVQQGNIADIWVSNEENCKPKEVKRYTKFAQAAEDLKNNKVDCIVMDQYPAEQLVASNGTLKILDGVLFEDKYAIAVKKGNQELLDKINKVIDQLIEDGKIEEFTANHTQK; encoded by the coding sequence ATGAAGAAGAAATTATTAAGTGCATTATTGGTGGCAACATGTGTGGTATCTATGGCAGCGTGCGGAAGTAATAAAACAGAAAAGGAAGCTAAGGATGACAAGATTATTGTCGGAACAGAGGCTGGTTTTGCACCATACGAGTACATGAAAGGCAATGAAGTTGTCGGAATTGATATGGATATCGCAAAAGCGATTGCGGATGATATGGGAAAAGAGCTGGAGATCAAGAACATGGATTTTGACGGTGCTTTGGCAGCGGTTGCAAGCGGAAAGGTAGATTTTGTTGCAGCAGGTGTGTCTATCGATGAAGACCGTTTGAAAACAATGGACTTCTCTCATGAATATGTAAATTCAACAGAGGTAATCGTTGTAAACGGTGAAAGCCCGGCAGTGACTCCGGCAGGAGCAGAACTTTCAGGATCAGATCTTGACGGAAAAGTAGTTGCGGTACAGCAGGGGAATATCGCAGATATCTGGGTATCAAATGAAGAAAACTGCAAGCCGAAAGAAGTAAAACGTTATACAAAATTTGCTCAGGCTGCAGAAGATTTGAAAAACAACAAAGTAGATTGTATCGTAATGGACCAATATCCGGCAGAACAATTAGTAGCTTCTAATGGAACATTGAAAATTTTAGATGGTGTGCTGTTTGAAGATAAATATGCAATTGCAGTGAAAAAAGGAAATCAGGAATTACTGGATAAAATCAACAAAGTAATTGATCAGTTGATTGAAGATGGAAAAATTGAAGAATTTACAGCAAACCATACACAAAAGTAA
- a CDS encoding undecaprenyl-diphosphate phosphatase → MLDMLKVIILGIVEGITEWLPISSTGHLILVDEFIKLGASRAFKEMFNVVIQLGAILAVVVLYFHKLNPFSPKKSRKQKVYTIQLWMKVIVACLPAAVLGILLDDWMEAHLHNYVVVSITLILYGILFIVIENWNKDKTPQVTKLHQLSYQTALLIGVFQVLSLVPGTSRSGATIIGALLLGTSRYVAAEFTFFLAIPVMFGASGIKLLKFIKVGGGFTGMEAAMLIVGCLVAFVVSIIAIKFLMGYIKKNDFKVFGYYRIILGVIVLGYFAASGFLK, encoded by the coding sequence ATGTTAGATATGTTAAAAGTAATTATACTTGGAATCGTGGAAGGTATCACGGAGTGGCTGCCAATCAGCAGTACAGGACATTTGATTCTGGTAGATGAGTTTATTAAGCTTGGGGCGAGCAGAGCATTCAAAGAGATGTTTAATGTGGTGATACAGCTTGGGGCGATTTTAGCGGTTGTAGTTTTGTATTTTCATAAACTGAACCCGTTTTCACCAAAGAAATCAAGAAAACAGAAAGTGTATACGATTCAGTTGTGGATGAAGGTGATTGTTGCATGTTTACCGGCGGCTGTTCTTGGAATCCTGTTGGATGACTGGATGGAGGCGCATTTGCATAATTATGTAGTAGTATCCATTACACTGATATTGTATGGTATTTTATTTATTGTGATAGAAAATTGGAATAAAGATAAGACACCGCAGGTGACAAAACTGCACCAGCTTTCTTATCAGACAGCATTGCTTATCGGGGTATTTCAGGTTCTTTCGCTTGTGCCGGGAACGTCACGTTCCGGTGCGACGATCATCGGTGCATTGTTGCTTGGTACTTCCAGATATGTGGCGGCAGAATTTACATTCTTCCTTGCAATTCCGGTTATGTTCGGTGCGAGTGGAATTAAATTGTTGAAGTTTATCAAAGTTGGCGGCGGCTTCACAGGGATGGAAGCAGCTATGCTGATCGTAGGATGTCTGGTGGCGTTTGTTGTATCGATCATTGCAATCAAATTTTTGATGGGATATATCAAGAAAAATGATTTCAAAGTATTTGGTTATTACCGTATCATCTTGGGTGTGATCGTGCTTGGGTACTTTGCGGCAAGCGGATTTTTAAAATAA
- a CDS encoding Cof-type HAD-IIB family hydrolase yields the protein MSRTIRMIGVDLDGTLLNSEKQLTAYTREVLKKAIEQEVAVVVATGRPFSGVPDELKHFPGIRYALTANGARILDMQKQKVVYENLLSVESSEKVIDILRKHHAIHEFFVDGVGYMNEDGLKNVYAYFEDPHMAEYLQSTRIPVKDVKEKLQTMKCEVDKLQGIFRNQKDKEEALEELNTLSGIVVTAAMDNNLEINKEGTNKGLGLLQLGKSLGISREEIMACGDGGNDVEMLKEVGFAVAMANGSDPVKKAADFVTVSNDEDGVAKAIERFVLD from the coding sequence ATGAGTAGAACAATCAGGATGATTGGGGTGGATCTGGATGGGACATTGCTGAACAGTGAAAAACAGCTGACCGCCTATACAAGAGAGGTGCTAAAAAAGGCGATTGAGCAGGAAGTGGCTGTAGTTGTGGCTACTGGACGTCCATTTTCGGGAGTGCCTGATGAGCTGAAACACTTTCCGGGAATAAGATATGCGCTTACGGCAAACGGTGCAAGAATATTGGATATGCAGAAGCAGAAGGTAGTTTATGAGAATTTACTTTCAGTGGAGAGTTCCGAAAAAGTTATAGATATTTTGAGAAAGCATCATGCAATTCACGAGTTTTTTGTTGACGGAGTCGGCTACATGAATGAAGATGGTCTGAAGAATGTATATGCATATTTTGAAGATCCTCATATGGCAGAATATTTACAAAGCACAAGAATTCCGGTAAAAGATGTAAAAGAAAAATTACAGACGATGAAGTGTGAGGTAGATAAGCTACAGGGAATTTTTAGAAATCAGAAAGATAAAGAGGAAGCACTGGAAGAACTGAATACCCTTTCTGGCATCGTTGTCACAGCAGCAATGGATAATAATCTGGAGATTAATAAAGAAGGAACAAACAAAGGACTTGGTCTTTTGCAGCTAGGGAAATCTCTTGGAATTTCAAGAGAGGAGATTATGGCGTGCGGTGATGGTGGCAATGATGTGGAGATGTTAAAAGAAGTTGGGTTTGCTGTTGCCATGGCAAATGGTTCTGATCCTGTCAAGAAGGCAGCAGATTTTGTGACCGTTTCGAATGATGAAGATGGAGTGGCAAAGGCAATTGAGAGGTTTGTGCTGGACTAG
- a CDS encoding cell wall hydrolase — translation MKNKKLKMLIRTCSILTSIAVFTVFATSSYAEDSVESLEGTTSNLQNELSDLNSELDALSGELDTIMKKMDTTTAEIEQVKADLAVAKGEEAAQYQSMKLRIKHIYESGNTSYLEMLFSSASMSEFLNKAEFISAVSEYDRNRLKELVDAQNAVAEKEKQLQTEQSQLTKLQDELNQKQADLTAKISSTSGELEQYSAKLAEAKERAKAAQEALDKEVTPVEPETPSVTPPSDNDNSDSSQNQTPDVSASELEIFAALIECEAGSTDYDGMLAVASVVMNRVNHRYYPDTITGVIYQSGQFSPVASGKLDKVLKRGIKSSCLEVAKDAIAGKNNVGDCLNFRAASSGHSGIVIGGNVFF, via the coding sequence ATGAAAAACAAAAAGTTAAAAATGCTGATACGTACCTGTTCCATTTTAACTTCCATCGCAGTGTTCACAGTTTTTGCTACTTCTTCATATGCTGAAGATTCTGTTGAATCACTTGAGGGCACAACATCAAACTTACAGAATGAATTATCCGATTTAAATAGTGAACTCGACGCCTTGAGTGGAGAACTGGATACCATTATGAAAAAGATGGATACCACCACAGCAGAAATTGAGCAAGTGAAAGCGGATCTTGCTGTTGCAAAAGGCGAGGAAGCAGCTCAGTATCAATCTATGAAACTGAGAATCAAACATATATATGAGAGTGGCAATACCTCTTATTTAGAGATGCTGTTTTCTTCTGCGAGCATGAGTGAATTTTTAAATAAAGCTGAATTTATCAGCGCTGTAAGCGAGTACGACCGCAATCGTCTGAAAGAACTGGTCGACGCACAGAATGCCGTTGCCGAAAAAGAAAAACAGCTTCAAACTGAGCAATCTCAACTGACGAAACTTCAGGATGAGCTCAATCAAAAGCAAGCGGATCTTACCGCAAAAATCTCTTCCACATCAGGCGAATTAGAGCAATATTCTGCAAAACTCGCCGAGGCAAAAGAGCGTGCAAAAGCAGCACAGGAGGCTCTCGACAAAGAAGTGACACCGGTTGAACCGGAGACACCGTCTGTTACTCCTCCTTCTGATAACGATAACTCTGATTCTTCTCAGAATCAGACTCCCGATGTCAGCGCCAGTGAATTAGAGATTTTTGCCGCATTGATTGAATGTGAGGCTGGAAGTACTGACTATGACGGAATGCTTGCCGTAGCCTCCGTTGTCATGAACAGAGTCAACCATAGATATTATCCGGATACCATTACCGGAGTAATTTATCAAAGTGGACAATTTTCTCCGGTTGCTTCCGGAAAGCTTGATAAAGTTTTAAAAAGAGGAATCAAATCTTCCTGTCTGGAAGTTGCAAAAGATGCAATTGCCGGAAAAAACAACGTAGGTGACTGTCTCAATTTCCGGGCGGCAAGTTCCGGACATAGCGGAATTGTAATTGGCGGAAATGTATTCTTCTAA
- a CDS encoding aminoglycoside phosphotransferase family protein → MKLEQSNLIVKRAYKEVYKCDEGIVKVFEKTHSKADVFNEALNTARVEEAGLDIPKVKSVTEIDGKWAVVIEYKDGKTLGEMMKTDPANIEKYMEDFVDLQLQMHSKRAPRLNKLKDKLARQINSLKDLDATARYELLTRLESMPKHDKVCHGDFNPSNVIVGKNGKMTIVDWAHATQGNASADAAKTYLLFALDNQETADLYLKLFCKKSDTARQYVEQWLPIVAAAQLTKNNEMEKDFLMKWIDVFDYQ, encoded by the coding sequence ATGAAATTAGAACAAAGCAACTTAATCGTGAAACGTGCATATAAAGAAGTGTACAAATGTGACGAAGGTATTGTAAAAGTATTTGAGAAAACGCATTCAAAAGCAGATGTGTTTAACGAAGCGTTGAATACGGCAAGAGTAGAAGAAGCCGGTCTTGACATTCCTAAGGTGAAAAGTGTAACAGAGATTGATGGAAAATGGGCGGTTGTTATTGAATACAAAGACGGAAAGACACTTGGAGAGATGATGAAGACAGATCCAGCCAATATAGAGAAGTATATGGAAGACTTTGTAGATCTTCAATTGCAGATGCATAGCAAGAGAGCACCTAGATTGAATAAACTGAAAGACAAATTGGCAAGACAGATTAATAGTTTGAAAGATTTGGATGCGACAGCAAGGTATGAGCTTCTGACACGTTTGGAGAGCATGCCAAAACATGATAAAGTATGTCACGGAGATTTCAATCCAAGTAACGTTATTGTTGGAAAGAATGGAAAGATGACAATCGTTGACTGGGCACATGCGACACAGGGAAATGCAAGTGCAGATGCAGCGAAGACCTATCTGCTGTTTGCGCTGGACAATCAGGAGACAGCTGATTTATACTTGAAATTGTTCTGCAAGAAGAGTGATACGGCAAGACAGTATGTAGAACAGTGGCTTCCGATCGTGGCGGCAGCACAGCTGACAAAGAATAATGAGATGGAAAAAGATTTCTTGATGAAATGGATTGATGTATTTGATTATCAATAA
- the adhE gene encoding bifunctional acetaldehyde-CoA/alcohol dehydrogenase: protein MSKKETNVPGIIDNVEALVAKMEAMREAQKVFATFTQEQVDKIFFEAAVAANTQRIPLAKMAVEETGMGIVEDKVIKNHYAAEYIYNAYKDTKTCGVIEEDKAYGIKKIAEPIGLIAAVIPTTNPTSTAIFKTLIALKTRNAIIISPHPRAKNATIAAAKVVLEAAVKAGAPEGIIGWIDVPSLELTNEVMKSADIILATGGPGMVKAAYSSGKPALGVGAGNTPVIIDDTADVKLAVNSIIHSKTFDNGMICASEQSVTVLEKVYKEVKDEFALRGCYFLKKDEIEKVRKTIIINGALNAKIVGQSAHTIAALAGVKVPEETKILIGEVESVDISEEFAHEKLSPVLAMYKAKTFDEAIAKAEQLVADGGYGHTSSIYVHPAETEKLAKHAAAMKTCRILVNTPSSHGGIGDLYNFKLAPSLTLGCGSWGGNSVSENVGVKHLINIKTVAERRENMLWFRAPEKVYFKKGCMPVALDELGTVMGKKKAFIVTDSFLYHNGYVKGIEEKLDEMGIQHTCFYEVAPDPTLECAKAGAEAMRAFGPDVIIALGGGSAMDAGKIMWVMYEHPEADFMDMAMRFMDIRKRVYTFPKMGEKAYFVAIPTSSGTGSEVTPFAVITDEKTGVKYPLADYELLPKMAIIDADNMMSQPKGLTSASGIDALTHALEAYASIMATDYTDGLALKAMKNIFEYLPSAYENGANDPKAREKMADASCMAGMAFANAFLGVCHSMAHKLGAFHHLPHGVANALLITEIMKFNATDVPTKMGTFSQYQYPHALERYAECARFCGVVGKDDKDTFEKFLVKIEELKDRVGIEKTIKDYGVDEKYFLDTLDDMVEQAFDDQCTGANPRYPLMKEIKEMYLKVYYGK, encoded by the coding sequence ATGTCAAAGAAGGAAACGAACGTACCAGGAATTATTGATAACGTAGAAGCTCTTGTAGCAAAAATGGAAGCAATGAGAGAAGCACAGAAAGTATTTGCTACATTTACACAGGAACAAGTAGATAAGATCTTTTTTGAAGCAGCAGTAGCAGCAAATACACAGCGTATCCCATTGGCAAAGATGGCAGTAGAAGAGACTGGTATGGGTATCGTTGAAGATAAAGTAATCAAGAATCATTACGCAGCAGAATATATTTACAATGCATATAAAGATACAAAAACATGTGGAGTTATTGAAGAAGATAAAGCTTATGGAATTAAGAAGATTGCAGAGCCAATCGGTTTGATCGCAGCGGTTATTCCTACAACAAACCCAACTTCGACAGCAATCTTTAAGACATTGATCGCATTAAAGACAAGAAATGCAATCATCATCAGCCCACATCCACGTGCAAAAAATGCGACAATTGCAGCAGCAAAAGTTGTATTGGAAGCAGCTGTAAAAGCTGGAGCACCAGAAGGAATCATCGGATGGATCGACGTACCTTCATTAGAGCTTACAAACGAAGTAATGAAGAGCGCAGACATCATTCTTGCAACAGGTGGTCCTGGAATGGTTAAAGCAGCTTACTCTTCAGGAAAACCGGCGCTTGGTGTTGGTGCAGGTAACACACCGGTTATCATCGATGACACAGCTGATGTTAAACTGGCAGTTAACTCAATCATCCACTCAAAAACATTTGACAATGGTATGATTTGTGCTTCAGAACAGTCTGTAACTGTTTTGGAAAAAGTTTATAAAGAAGTAAAAGATGAATTTGCACTCAGAGGATGTTATTTCCTGAAAAAAGATGAGATTGAAAAAGTTCGTAAGACAATCATCATCAACGGTGCATTAAACGCTAAAATCGTAGGTCAGTCAGCACATACAATCGCAGCACTGGCAGGAGTAAAAGTACCGGAAGAGACAAAGATTCTAATCGGGGAAGTGGAATCTGTTGATATTTCTGAAGAATTTGCTCATGAAAAATTATCTCCGGTACTTGCTATGTACAAAGCAAAAACATTTGATGAAGCAATTGCAAAAGCAGAGCAGCTTGTAGCTGACGGTGGATACGGACATACATCTTCTATCTATGTTCATCCGGCAGAGACAGAGAAGCTTGCAAAACATGCAGCAGCAATGAAAACATGCCGTATCTTAGTAAACACACCTTCTTCTCACGGTGGAATCGGTGATCTTTACAACTTCAAATTAGCACCATCTCTTACATTGGGATGTGGATCATGGGGTGGAAACTCTGTATCTGAAAACGTTGGTGTAAAACACTTAATCAATATCAAAACAGTTGCTGAGAGGAGAGAGAATATGCTTTGGTTTAGAGCACCTGAAAAAGTTTACTTCAAAAAAGGATGTATGCCTGTTGCACTTGATGAATTAGGAACAGTAATGGGTAAAAAGAAAGCATTTATCGTAACTGACAGCTTCTTATATCACAATGGATACGTAAAAGGTATCGAAGAAAAATTAGATGAGATGGGAATCCAGCACACATGCTTCTACGAAGTAGCTCCAGACCCAACACTTGAATGTGCAAAAGCAGGTGCTGAGGCAATGAGAGCATTCGGTCCAGACGTAATCATCGCTCTTGGTGGTGGTTCAGCAATGGATGCCGGAAAGATCATGTGGGTAATGTACGAACATCCAGAAGCAGACTTCATGGATATGGCAATGCGTTTCATGGATATCCGTAAGAGAGTATATACATTCCCTAAGATGGGAGAGAAAGCTTACTTTGTAGCAATCCCTACATCTTCAGGAACAGGTTCTGAGGTAACACCATTCGCAGTTATCACAGATGAAAAAACAGGAGTAAAATATCCGTTAGCAGATTATGAATTACTTCCTAAGATGGCGATCATCGACGCTGACAATATGATGAGCCAGCCAAAAGGACTGACAAGTGCTTCTGGTATCGATGCTTTAACACATGCTTTAGAGGCATATGCATCAATCATGGCAACAGATTATACAGATGGTCTTGCATTAAAAGCAATGAAGAACATTTTTGAATACCTTCCATCAGCTTATGAAAACGGAGCAAATGATCCAAAAGCAAGAGAAAAAATGGCAGATGCTTCTTGCATGGCTGGTATGGCATTCGCAAATGCATTCCTTGGAGTATGCCACTCAATGGCACATAAATTAGGTGCATTCCATCACTTACCACATGGTGTTGCCAACGCATTGTTAATCACAGAAATTATGAAATTCAATGCAACAGATGTACCTACTAAGATGGGAACATTCTCACAATATCAGTATCCACACGCATTAGAAAGATATGCTGAATGTGCTAGATTCTGCGGTGTTGTTGGAAAAGATGACAAAGATACATTTGAAAAATTCTTAGTAAAAATCGAAGAATTAAAAGATAGAGTAGGAATTGAGAAAACAATCAAAGATTATGGTGTAGATGAGAAATACTTCTTAGATACATTAGATGATATGGTTGAACAGGCATTTGATGATCAGTGTACAGGTGCTAACCCAAGATATCCACTGATGAAAGAAATCAAAGAAATGTACTTAAAAGTATATTACGGAAAATAA